The Diorhabda carinulata isolate Delta chromosome 4, icDioCari1.1, whole genome shotgun sequence genomic interval AAAGTCCTAGTTGCTCCTACAGAACAACAATATGAGTTGCTGTTGAAGAATTTGAGGCAACAGTTGGGAGAAGGAAGAGGAGAAGTTATCTTAGAGGTAAGTAAATATAATCCTATGCGAATAAGGTTGGATATTTTAGACCAACATATATTTGAACTGCAAGTATTTGATGAGTTAACTCTAATTTTGCAACCATAACACAGGTCAATATGAACTTTGACTTTCATATGAGAGTATGGAATAtctgaaatatcaataaatttattgataattgaaattaaaaaatatatataacctGCTTCTTTTTGTATCCAGAGGAATGTATATTTAGGATAGTCatagtttaaatttttgtttataataaaagaaactaatttatataggtataattatttatcagctttttatatcatatcaaattacaaaatagtagaaaaaagcTCAAATTGAACCctgttacatttttttcatgttcatAAGAACTTTGTCTCACTAAATTCCAAATGTACACTTCTTCATTGAAATAGCATCAAGTCTTGGGACagatttttgcagttttttagTTGTGTAAATTTAGTTGACATTTGTTGCAGAGTTTACCAATATAAAGTTATCGGGTAagtattgacaaaaaaaattcattacacCATAATTTTGAACCCTCAGTCCAACTATCTTCCAATTTGGCAATAATACTTGTTTTCCAATGATCCAAATTTTGGACCAGCAAAGAAGATATCAAGTATTTTAAACAATGGAGGTTTGTGAGTtcatacaaattgaaaatttattgtattttttgaagatattgTAAATTTTAAGTATTAGTGGACAAAATTTTATGCTATTTCTGTCAAAACACAATGTTGTCAAGTTTCACGAAGTGATAAACAACATTTGTTggtttaatagtttttggaatttgaatatagaaaagGATGCGTAATAGTTCatcaattcatttaaaatattcgaTTTAAGAAGGTATCAAAGCAACATTCCAGTTTTACCAATGGAAAAAGCTTACTGTGGTCACGTACCAATTAGGATCAAGAATACTGAAGATCTAAGCCTTACTTTGCAATACATCCCCTAACAcaagtgaatttttttgttgacaTTATAGAAAACTGGcctaaaaaacaataatgattaaaaatttagtaGATTGGTTctatatttgcttttatttcttttaatttttatccatttggctaagaaagaaaacaaatcaattattttaaaataattattattactcccaaaatatttcaaattatgtaatttaatcaaatttaacaCGTGTAGTAAAAATCTATTTTACGGTATATATTTTGAGagataaactaatttttttatctcctGAAAACCGtgtatataaatgttttttcttaataattctttttctaGATTGGTCGATCAGATGATGGTACAGAAAATGGATTGTTGGATGACGAATTAGATGCAGCAGTTGCCACCCTCCAATCACTAGCGAATACATTAGAATGCAGTTGCGTGAAACTCAGAGAGAGAAAAGAAGCTCGTGGTGTCGTTGTACAATATTTAATTAGGAGAGTGCTCGACCAAACTGGTAAGTTGCAATATTTCccaaaagttataaattttccACTCGGTttgtaataaatacaaaaatcagaacaagtttgattttataatctccaatttcaaaatagtcaatttattaaatgtaaattgtaaatattgtattcgtttgaagagttgataaaattaatttttcaccaTTATTCAGTTATCAGATTTTGAAATTATACTTATTCAGTTGATTTATTGTTTATAGAAGATACTATTCATTGAATATGCCAGGCTAGAAACCAATATACATCTAATCtaaacaaatgttttatttctagaTAAAGTAGGTGATAATGTTACCTTAAATCAATTACTTGTAAATCCATTCTTCTGGGAGTCCCCTcgcaattattttatataattattaaataattgctaaatattgtaaaatatttcagaTGCCTTTATCGATGTAATACTTAAGTGTTAGATGCCTTTGAGTACGTTATAAACTTACTAATCTTCGGAACTattatgtgaaataaaatttttttcttaaacgtACAGTACACAGCGTTTATTTACAAAAGATTATCATATAAACGTGTCAGCACATATATCAGAgcttcaaaaaaatatagtcAATTCTAAATTCGGCATAATTTAGAAAAGCGTATGTACTATCAGACGTAGAatactagaactagtctgaataccacaAGGAACAATTTctcaaaggtacaaagactAGCTTGCATATGTGTAACTGGGGCCATGAGAGCATGCTCAACAGCGGCACTAGAAGAAAGTGTGGCAgagaaaacatcacttagaatgttcagagaggaaattatcaatgaaaacctgtttctaaataatgaccaaaacTGGGACATGCCTCAAGATGTTGCATCAAAAAAGTttagcactacacctgggagctcTTGAAATAGAAGGTGAAGATCTCTGGTAATTATTCTAGATAGACTAGACTATTCTAGAAAGGGGGACAAAATAGATCCTTTGAGTTGCaatgtatacgagaccccaaatctatatatatcAGATAAGTACACCAcaacaataaaacttttttataacaattgGACAGCCAGGATACAATGCAAAGGACAGTTATTCcaacaaatcaaaatcaaaaagacAGGGATTTACTCTAGGTATGGATAATGAAGAAGAGGCAGGCCTGTTCGAACATGAAGAAGAACTGCAATAGATAAACTTAACATGGAAAGAAGTTACGAAAATagccaaaaataaaaaaaaattgagagccTTCGTCAACAAAATTCAACGACACCCACATAACGACGCGTGAACATAGTTTTACCACAGCTGCTGAAACAGCTGTGCCCGTTGTTGTACAGGGAGAGTTATATGACGTTGACGGGAACTATTTTTTTACTACATTTCACTTATTCGTGTTTTTCCATCTCTATTATCCCAATAATTTTGTAAAGGTATGTGTTTCTAGAATAGTTTGACTAATCTCTGGGTATGATCCCATTCTATAACTCTTTACCttgaagtttaattttttgctaattattaaattaatatgtttagattttctggaaattcgtGTGGCTGTCGTTGGCAATGTTGATGCCGGCAAGTCTACTCTATTGGGAGTTCTCACACATGGAGAATTGGATAATGGTAGAGGTCATGCAAGGCAGAGACTATTTAGACACAAACATGAGATGGAATCTGGTCGAACAAGCTCTGTTGGAAATGATATATTGGGCTTTGATGAAAAAGGTAAAACCATTaagttttgtatatatttcaatcgattactttcaattttattttccgaaatcttttaaaattttgggTTTTTAGGTAATATTGTGAATAAACCTGAACACGGATCTTTGGATTGGGTGAAAATCTGCGAAAAAAGTTCTAAAGTCATAACTTTCATTGATCTCGCCGGACATGAGAAGTATTTAAAAACTACTGTGTTTGGGATGACTGGACATGCACCAGATTTTGGAATGTTGATGGTAATTATTGATTTCAACTAAATTATTCTTCAGTGTATGGTTAGCATTCATATAAAGTATGTagtaatttcttcaatttaaaaGGAACCACGTAGCAGGTAAAAGGTTAATGCTTTGCGCGCGAATCAATCAAGGTCACCAAAGAGTTTTAACCTATATCAAAGAATTTCCCATTATTCTTATCTGAACAGGAAAAATCAAGAAACTACCGCTTGACGTGTTCATCGGCAGTaatatactaataatttttagtatttatttatacctaatcctcttattttaaaattaatttttcttgcaACTTTTTTTGGGCCCTGGTTTCTGGAATCCGTGTGCAATGCACACTTTGCACATATGGTAGCGGGGACCCTGAGTAcctaaacagtgtgttcattacaaacaaaataattaatgttttgtAGGTTGGTGCTAATGCGGGGATAATAGGCATGACAAAAGAACATTTGGGACTTGCTTTGGCTCTATCGGTGCCAGTTTTTGTGGTAGTTACAAAAATCGACATGTGCCCAGCTAATATTCTCCAAGACAATCTCAAGATGTTGGTGAGAATATTGAAATCTCCTGGTTGTCGAAAGGTACCAGTTATGGTAAAAACATCCGACGATGTGGTATTGAGCGCTACAAATTTTGTGAGCGAAAGGTAAGGTATGagaaagaagaaatgaaaatccACTACTCTATTAACCTCTCCGTTAAATTCTGTTAgttgatttatttaaaacgCCCCATTTAGTCAGTTCATCTTTACTGTATCTAcaatacatacaaaaaaaatattttatgttttcagtttttcttaattgattatagtatctgtttatcctttttttgaatatgttgtttatcattttttcactatattcttgttattgttaattttatactgaacacactgtttacaccaccactcacaattacaccgtctgaagcgcgtttcgataaccaagttatcgtcttcagagactgaaggtagaCTGTTTAtaggcagtgtaattgtgagtgttccCTTGCACTGCTGCTAAGAACAGCGACACTAGCGTtggttctgctacaaagaacgctttagttagtgtacacttcctgaacaagttctgccagtgcagctaccaataACAAACCTATTATTTATCTTGACAATTGTCATTGATGTGTGTGTATTTTTCTTGAATGGGTATATAGGGATTAGTCTGTGCTATTTGATCAAGCCTACATTAATAAGAGAtgataataaagaaacaatGTTTCAAAAGATACTTCAACCACACGagtaatttttcagaaaaaaattaaaagttgagaattaaattctttaaaagGTGACCTAAcctttaatatcaaaaaactctacatattttcaattcttaATAACAACATGCAAAaagaatattgatattatttaacACCTTATTGAAGGGATATTAACATTTTGACTGCCAAggcaattttcaaaattttatttaatgacatatcattaaaaatacagAGTTATCACTGAAAGGTATAAAAACTGTagagtttttacaaaaagttttatttattagttgatTTATGTACAAAAAATCACCTCCGGGAGgtaaattatgatttattttgtagttggcagtcaacgtgttaatatGAAAAACCAATGCTTCCTATATTTACTTCAATTTATTACTAGTATGTGACTAGTTCTCTATTTCATGTATTGAAATACCATAGATATATACCACTATACCAatactcactattacactgtgtctgacgcgcgtttcagAGACTAAAATCtattaacttgacttacctgttttgtactaaattttcccaccaataaaccttctcccatgaaaaataattccaaCGGTTAAACCTCCTTGGAgagaatcttcacatttattctttAACTTCTAAAGTATAGAGGGGGCTGTAAGGAATAGGCCCTTTGTCCTTTATTAGTACTGTTCTTACATCtaacaatttcaatgctttcaattaaaaaatttattattagatatattttttaacaattccaaaattaaaatgaaaaacaagaaaaatttgctctgtTACCTCtcaatcctgtttatacaaTATGATTAGAAGGAATTTTCAGTAGGGTGAGTTTTGAATTGGTTTATAAGTCAAACAATACATTTAAACAGTTTTCGGGTAATcataaggataaaataccaaatttggaaaagagtggtatatatggAATTAGCTGTAATGATTGGGACTACTGTCCTCtaaacttcaatttataatttcataaataaggGTCCATTTAAGATTCTagattgttgaaaaaatattattttgagcTAGGGGAAAGTTGAATCATGTACCATTTTCAAAGCAAGGTGTGGTATGTTCAAAATCTTAAGTTTAACAAATATCGTTGTTCATTTTAGATTGTGTCCTATTTTCCAAGTATCCAATGTTACCGGAGAAAATTTGCTTTTGTTGAAAACTTTTCTGAATTTACTTACTACCAGGATGGAATACCATGAAAACGAACCTGCCGAGTTTCAAATCGACGATACATATTCTGTACCAGTAAGTATTTGTACTGGAACTAAATGTCAAATGCAATAGGTATTCATGCTATAATGGATGTAAGGAACATTAACTAGTCGAGATAAATTTCTACAAGAAAAAATGGATACTTTCCATAAATTATAGTCCAACACTCCTATAATATTGTCCATCCAGTATTCCAGTAACCAACTTGACATACCCTAgtgatcaaaaatttttgccCACCCTATATTGTTGAACCAAATTCAAGTTCATCAATAACTAAAATCcgtatttgtttcattttatttgaccAATATGTTCAAGTTATTACAgtgtaaataactattttttttttaattatacatgCGACTCCATTGGAATTATTTGTAgcttttcgaaaattattttatgaaatatttttggaattaaaaagtctgttcaaaaaacaaatttaactcTTTGAATGTCATATCAACTTGTTGCCTCTTTTTGATTATGTGCTTATTCCAGTTTAGCTTTTGATCCAGGCTTACTCCAAGATAATGGACTGAATATGtttctgatatttttcttcttctcatttCTTTTGCCCTCTCTAAGGTATcggaaatgtatttattatttttctttgtctgcctgttcttcttcttcatatAGTCCTTGCTTCCCATATTCGTTTCATTAATCTATCTTATTCCATCCTTGTTGAATGTCCAAACTagtttaatacttttttatttatcttttcttTGACTCtttcttataatttcatttcttattccATCCATCCTcgtttttccttttatttttcttcgGTACTTCATCTCCATTGTGTTTACtgactattttattattagatactCACGTTTCACTTCCATACGGAATTGTTGTTGTATTGTATACCCTCAGTTTTACTTTCTTCCATTTCTTCTTATTGAACACTGTTTAACAgtgattttgtttttgtttttctattactttttgcTATAAGTACTATGTCGTTTGCATACAATGAGCTTTCTAAGTTTATTGGGTATGTTGAAGTATTCTATGTTCGTTAGTAGGTCTCTGGACCACATTTTTTAGTATTGCCATCCATTGTTAGTATGAACAATTTTGGGCTAGACTGTCTCCTTTTTCTAACATAAAGTCTtctgatttttgtttattttttatactttcccTTAACCCTTTTATATAAGctttttgtgataattattttttttttggtatttctaGTTTGTTTGATATCTTCCACACGTTGTTTTTTGGATTGAGTCGAATGCTGCTTTCAGGTCTATGAATGTTTATTTCAgtgtttttcctttttcgtaacgtctttctattatatttcttagtttttggtatttacattatttatagtAACTGATACACATTTGTTCTTCCTCAAACTGTATGTTGTTTGTGCAGATTTATTTCCATCTCCTCGTTTAATCttttaaattactaattaaatttccgaatttatctttattcatttttttgaatgagTCTCAACTATCTTAGCTTTTTATTGCTCCTCCACTGTTTCATctctattattttgtatttctgtATTATATCCAACAATTAAGAATttacaataatcaataaatattgtttattttaggGAGTTGGTACAGTCGTTTCGGGTACAACACTGAAAGGAGTGATAAAGTTGAATGATATATTGATGTTGGGTCCCGATCCACTAGGACGATTCCAGCAAATAGCAGTTAAAAGCATCCACAGGAAGCGAATGGCTGTCAAAGAAGTCAGAGCGGGACAAACTGCCAGTTTTGCTCTTAAAAAGGTATAATAACGTGTTGAATGTAATTGTTCTACTGGTCATGAAAAGATAAAGGGAGTTTTTAATTTACTACTAAAGTTGCCAATgcatgtaaataattatttcaagcACAAGTTGAGCAAAATTTCCTAAAATCATTGAAGCTCCAGTTTTACTTGCAGTAGTTACTAGAAATTCTggattaagttggaatttctgaaacagTTGGTCTGACGCGCATCAgggtgttggtgtagtggtggtgtaaacaatatattcataaattctGGATTAAACTGTACCATGAAAGGTTCCAAGGATTTagctttttattaaaaaaaaatgattggttGGTCCATCACGATTGAAATATAGACGAAATATATGGAATAACTGTCGAAGGAGAAGAGCTTTTCAAGAAAACTATGTTTATAAGAATTGATTTATTAGAACCGGAATTGAGGacgttttttctttcttaaagCTGTAATATCACATATATACTTAACCCAACTTTTTGAATATgctataattgtttttattgtgctctttaattagtttaattttgtaatatgttTGTCCAATAACGCTATCTAGCAGTAAACGTACAAAGTTAAAATTAATAGCTATACAGTCGAGTCATTCTTATTgagaaattacaaattattttttttgtgctACTAATCCAAAGATTTAACAGGAGCTACATTTGATAGAGAatgatgtatgtatgtatattagGGTACCATGTACACCGCGACCCGAAGGATCTATTCTATCGACACTGGGGAACCCAGTGATTCCAActgatctattaatcccactcctctTAGAAAGTTCAGAATCTGTAGCTGTCAGAGATTTTTGTCTTCTATTTGGGTGCTTTGGAGAAGAGAATGTGCAGCAGAATCTGCAtgctgcattatctgctaagtctagctTCTTAATGTGTCTATTGGGGCGACACTGCCCCGACAGAACtgctgttagtattcgtagattgttcatcagatcttctctggttatagtttcccctGTAGATTATTGGTTTTACACTTATTCGCcttcttttcctattttttttctattgttctttAGCTGTTCTTTACCTCAGAAGAGTTCAGGTCCTATGAATCATCTGCCTGCCCCTATTTTAGTCTGTCATTTATTTAGTTTCCTTCCACTCCGGTCCCAGAATCCAACTTTAAGTTTCTTGATTAGACTTTCCCAAGCaatggatttttcaattgtataaatttctgcttgaaaaatttGGTGTGTTGCCCAGGCTTTCaaagtgtttggttctgggccctTACACACCATTAATTTCTCATATGATGTTTTGATCCCACTTGCTTCTATGGCTTAATATTGAAGTGGATTTGTTCTCAAAGCTGTTTTGGTATTTTGTCCTGTGGTATGTCCCAAATTTGGTCATTGATTAAAGAAAGTTTTTCCTCTTTAATTCCGTATCTGAACAGTTTTAGTGGCGTTTTTCCGCCACGCTTTCCAATACTGTATGGAGAGgcgaaatatttaaaatcactGCAGCTGTTGAGCATGCTCTCATGGCCCCGGCTGCACATATacaagccagtctttgtaccttcgaGATATTGTTCCTGGTGGTGTTTAAACTGGTCCAAACCGCTACTACATATGTAATGAATGGTCTCACGATCACATCTACAATAGGATCTTTGACTTACAACCCCAATTCCTCCCTGCGAAGCTTCTCCACACCATCAGAGCTTTTGCGGCTTAAGTGGTTATTCCTTTTCATGTATGTTTACTATCTAGTTGAGTCCCAGATATTTCCCACTCAATGACTCATCTGTCCAGCTAGATCGTCTTGAGATTGAGTTTTTCCTTCCTAGTGAAGGTAGGGTTGACATTTAGTCTCATCGATCGACACCACCTTTTTGTGTAGTGTAGTCCTCTTTGAACTATATCACCGAGTAAATTAACGAAGCTCCTTGCATAGATGACTATGTcgttggaaaaacttttttcacagGATTTCGcaaatgcatttatatttatgtttatatttttgtagttCACTTTATAAAATTGGGCGATTAAAGGAATTAAAACAGTATGAACGGATTCCAATTCTAAATGGTTTATATATTGTgtctt includes:
- the LOC130893344 gene encoding GTP-binding protein 1, which codes for MSDNRETLSSFVDKQDRSSEYDKILGRKVLVAPTEQQYELLLKNLRQQLGEGRGEVILEIGRSDDGTENGLLDDELDAAVATLQSLANTLECSCVKLRERKEARGVVVQYLIRRVLDQTDFLEIRVAVVGNVDAGKSTLLGVLTHGELDNGRGHARQRLFRHKHEMESGRTSSVGNDILGFDEKGNIVNKPEHGSLDWVKICEKSSKVITFIDLAGHEKYLKTTVFGMTGHAPDFGMLMVGANAGIIGMTKEHLGLALALSVPVFVVVTKIDMCPANILQDNLKMLVRILKSPGCRKVPVMVKTSDDVVLSATNFVSERLCPIFQVSNVTGENLLLLKTFLNLLTTRMEYHENEPAEFQIDDTYSVPGVGTVVSGTTLKGVIKLNDILMLGPDPLGRFQQIAVKSIHRKRMAVKEVRAGQTASFALKKIKRSQIRKGMVMVSPALNPQACWEFEGEILVLHHPTTISSRYQAMVHCGSIRQTASIVSMSKDCLRTGDKALIHFRFIKHPEYVTPGQRMVFREGRTKAVGNVIRILSHSTPTHQGNRLKQSKQQRYGSGHQNKHEKNHGKNENIQEGVDQDMMENETEETVDKRDNTSQKTGMKKGRSRRGGRGKSNNNNNPTMGLVKHLPDVTNITPLSAANRNTAAKVQ